The Polypterus senegalus isolate Bchr_013 chromosome 1, ASM1683550v1, whole genome shotgun sequence genome includes a window with the following:
- the LOC120523946 gene encoding leukotriene B4 receptor 1-like: MNNSCSLNFTDTQRSIGISFLAFAFLLGFPGNLFVVWTVVFQLRKRSVTSILVLNLAAADAVVLLTAPFFIHFLAVCTWEFGDAWCKTLHYMCCVNMYASVYLIAFMSLDRLMGIAKPFLSQKVRTKSKVSKVIFPLWVAAFLFSLPMVFYRKVFNVNGAFTCKPSHSHYKDEIFQYLFETLLCFVIPFSIMVGSYIHISRKLKNGRFQIRSRKRVNRLIVLIVISFAMFWMPYNMINIVQVTGHLVDKPLSDTLLTASKKLRPVVTAFAFISSSINPILYTFAGSAFIRTSGMKFIARLLEGNTEVNSVKKSAKPNEDKNKKATNGGSVILHQIQVSEMKNVTTESAEKK; this comes from the coding sequence ATGAACAATTCCTGTTCTCTAAATTTTACGGATACCCAGAGATCCATTGGAATTTCATTTTTGGCTTTCGCCTTCCTTCTTGGATTTCCAGGGAACCTATTTGTGGTGTGGACTGTTGTATTCCAGCTACGGAAACGATCTGTGACATCAATCCTTGTTCTTAATTTGGCAGCCGCGGATGCGGTAGTTCTGCTGACTGCTCCTTTCTTTATTCATTTCCTAGCAGTCTGTACTTGGGAGTTTGGAGATGCATGGTGCAAGACTCTTCATTACATGTGCTGTGTCAACATGTATGCCAGTGTTTACCTCATTGCCTTCATGAGTTTGGATCGCCTTATGGGAATAGCCAAACCCTTCCTATCGCAGAAGGTGAGAACAAAGTCAAAAGTATCAAAGGTGATTTTTCCTCTGTGGGTTGCggcttttcttttttccctgcCAATGGTGTTTTATCGGAAAGTATTTAACGTGAATGGAGCATTCACTTGCAAGCCTTCTCATTCACATTATAAGGATGAGATTTTTCAATACCTGTTTGAAACTCTTTTATGCTTTGTAATTCCTTTCAGCATTATGGTAGGAAGTTACATTCATATAAGCCGTAAGCTGAAGAATGGAAGATTTCAAATACGATCCCGAAAGAGAGTCAATAGACTAATTGTGTTGATTGTTATTTCTTTTGCCATGTTTTGGATGCCTTATAATATGATCAACATTGTTCAGGTGACTGGACATCTGGTCGATAAACCACTTAGTGACACACTTTTAACAGCTTCCAAAAAGCTGCGTCCTGTCGTGACTGCCTTTGCCTTCATTAGCAGCAGCATTAACCCAATTCTTTATACATTTGCTGGAAGTGCCTTCATCAGGACTTCAGGGATGAAGTTTATTGCCAGACTCCTTGAGGGCAATACTGAGGTAAATAGCGTAAAGAAATCTGCCAAGCCAAATgaggataaaaacaaaaaagcaacaaatGGGGGTTCTGTAATCCTTCACCAAATCCAAGTCAGTGAGATGAAAAATGTTACCACAGAATCAGCTGAAAAAAAGTGA